In Paenibacillus hexagrammi, the following are encoded in one genomic region:
- a CDS encoding SDR family NAD(P)-dependent oxidoreductase, which translates to MVNVQGRWALITGASRGVGYQTAIFMAKQGCNLILHSRSLEHTKKVEEEVKALGVQAYSLGAELGNHEEVVRMLDEIEAKETQVDIVFNNAAVQIAYRTDYWATPVEDFEASFRINFISIATICNRLIPKMIERGFGRVINTTSGIINEPEQAGYAASKAALDKFTKDLASRLEGTDVIISLTDPGWCRTDLGGPHAHHAVESVIPGIAVGAFVDDKKSGRFLGAQQFTGMTLEEAVAKAETLEATRYVI; encoded by the coding sequence ATGGTAAACGTACAAGGAAGATGGGCGCTGATTACTGGCGCGAGCAGAGGCGTGGGCTATCAAACCGCGATCTTTATGGCCAAACAGGGCTGCAATTTGATTTTGCACAGCAGAAGCCTAGAACATACAAAGAAAGTCGAAGAAGAAGTGAAGGCTCTGGGCGTACAGGCTTACAGCCTGGGAGCTGAATTAGGTAATCACGAAGAAGTCGTACGCATGTTGGATGAGATTGAGGCTAAGGAAACGCAGGTGGATATCGTCTTTAATAATGCGGCGGTACAGATCGCTTACCGTACCGACTATTGGGCTACGCCAGTGGAAGATTTTGAAGCGAGCTTCCGTATCAATTTCATTTCCATTGCAACCATTTGCAACCGCCTTATTCCTAAAATGATCGAAAGAGGCTTTGGCCGAGTGATCAATACAACCAGCGGCATCATCAATGAGCCTGAACAAGCCGGCTATGCAGCAAGCAAGGCAGCGCTGGATAAGTTTACGAAGGACCTGGCTTCCCGACTGGAAGGAACTGATGTTATCATCAGTCTTACAGACCCGGGTTGGTGCCGTACCGATTTGGGCGGACCTCATGCCCACCATGCTGTGGAGAGCGTGATTCCAGGTATTGCCGTTGGCGCTTTCGTAGACGACAAGAAGAGCGGCCGATTCCTGGGTGCCCAGCAGTTTACGGGCATGACCTTGGAGGAAGCTGTGGCAAAGGCCGAGACGCTGGAAGCTACAAGATATGTGATTTAA